The sequence CACGATCTACCTAGCGATAAAAGATTACCTAGATCTCTTGCATGTATTAATCCTAAAAGGACTGACAATGAATATTCATTCCCTAATATAGCAGGTGTTGGTGTAGCTTTTCTATTATCATATGAATTATTTAGAAGACTAGATATGAAAGATGAAATATATAATTATCTTGATATAGCTACATTAGGTACTATAGCTGATATTATGCCTATAATCAAAGAAAATAGAATAATAGTAAAGTATGGACTTGAAAAATTAAGAAACAGTAAAAATTTAGGACTAAGAACTATATTAAATAAAACAGAACTTACAGGTAAAGAACTTACAACTGGTGATATTTCATTTAAAATTGCTCCAATTTTCAATGCTGCCGGTAGGCTAGCTGATGCAAAGCTAGGTGTAAAATTATTAATTAGTGATAATCAAAATGAAATAAATGTTCTTGCAGATAATCTAATTTCAAATAATATAGATAGAAGAAAAATACAGGATGAAATTATTGATAATGTATTAAATGAATTAAAAGACAGAGACTTAAGTGATAAATACATTCTAATTTCCCATTCACCACTTTATCATCATGGAATAATTGGTATAGTTGCATCTAAAGTTTTAGAAACATACTATAAGCCTTGTATAATAATGGAAGAAAACCCTGATGAAGGTATAGCAGTAGCATCTTGTAGATCTATAGAAGGTTTCAACATTACTAAAGCTCTATCTTCTGTTTCAAAACTATTAGTTAAATTTGGTGGTCATGCTAATGCTGCCGGTTTTACTATAAAGCTTGAAAATCTAGAACAATTTAAAAAAGAAATAGAAAAATATGCAAAAAATGAATTAGAAAATATTAAACTAACTAAGAATATTAAAATAGATATGAAGATTCCCGCTCAAAAAGTAAGCTACGAATTTATACAGAGTTTAAATTTATTAAAACCTTTTGGATTTGGGAATCCAACTCCTCTACTTTTAAGTGAAAATTGTATAATACATAATCCAAAAACTGTTGGTAATACAGAACAACATCTAAAATTTGATATAGATCAAAAAGGATTCTCTGTAAAAAATGCAATATGGTTTAATGGAGGAAGTAATTTAAAACAGTTAAAGAAAAACAATATATTCTACGATGTTGTATTTAAATTAGAAACTAATGAATACAAAGATAGATTTTATCCAAGTATTTTGATAGAAGATATGAAAGAATCTAAATTAAAAGACGATAGATTCCAATATTATCATTCAATGTACAATACTTCTTTCCCTATGAAATCTGTATTTTATACAACTTTAGACTTAGAAGATATTGATATAGAAAAAATATACTTAAAAAGAAGCTTTAACACTTATACTGTAATGTCTGGACAAAGAGCTCTTTCTAAATTAGATACAAATGTTTCAACTCTATTAAGTAATTTAAATGATTTTTATGGTTTTGAATTTGAAATAAAAATGGAAAATGTAGAAATTAGAGAAAATCATAAAATTGTTCACATATTAATAAAGAGAAACTATGAAATACAAAATTATTCTAACCAAGATAAGGTACAATTTAGAAATATTAAAAAACAAATACTTGGAGAACAAGAATACAATGATGTAACTAAAGAAATACTATCTAAGTACTACAAAGAAGATGAGTCGGTATTTATTTCAAATAACAATATATCTTACTATATAGATGAAGATAAAATTAAAATTAAAGAACAATTTTATTATCCATTACTATTAACCATAGGTATGAAATACTTTTTTGATCATGATAAAAAAATGGTATTTTATACAAAAAATAAGTTTTTTGTGAAAAATAATTATCTAAGAAACTACTTTGAATTTAAAAATAAGGTTGATATTAAAGATAAAATAGATAATGCTATATTTGATTTTAATAGTATAGGAATGCCAATTTTTAAACTAAAATATGAAAAAGCAGTATTTTTTTGTGATAAAGACTATACAAAAACAAAATTATATGTTATAAAAAAAGAGACTTATTTACCACCAAACATATTTAGACTTAATAAAAAAATATTAAGTTCTATAGATTATGATAAAATATTCTTAGAATATTTACCTATAAAAAATAAATTATCATTAATCAAGGAAGCAAAAATTGGTCAAGTAATATATACTGATGATAGTATAATTGAATATTTTTAAGGAGGAATAATGAAAACAGGAATTTATTTTGGAACTACAACAGGAACTACAGAAGATATTGCTAATAGAATTTCAAATCATTTTGATGATGTAGATGTAATAGAAGTTTCAGAAGGTATAGATACTTTTAGTGATTATGATTTATTAATACTTGGTTCTCCAACATGGGGATTAGGAGATTTACAAGATGATTGGATGGCGTGTGTAGATGAAATAGATGACATGGATTTAAGCGATAAATATGTTGCATTATTTGGTACAGGAGACCAAGCTTCATTTGCTGATTCATTCATAGATGCTATAGAAATATTATACAAAAAAGCTGAAAAAGCTAATGCTAAAATTATAGGTTTCACTGATACAGATGGATATGATTTCACAGCATCTCTTGCTATGAGAAATGGAAAATTTGTAGGACTTGCAATAGATGAATTAAATCAACCAGAATTAAGTGATGATAGAATAGAAGATTGGTGTAATCAATTAAAAGAAGAATTCGGAAAATAGAAAAGTGGGATGTTAAATCCCACTATTTTTTTACTAATCTATGTGTATCTCTTGCTATCATTAATTCTTCAGCAGTTTCTATTTTGAATACTTTAACTTTTGAACTAGCTAATGAATAATCTACATTTCCAGATATTCTTTCCATATTTTTTTCATAGTCTAATTCTACACCTAAAAATTCTAAACCTTTACATATACCTTCACGAGCATATCCAGCATTTTCACCTATACCTCCAGTGAAAGCGATAGCATCTACTCCACCCATAGCTACAGCATAAGCACCTATATAGCTTCTTATTCTATAGCAGAACATATCATATGCAAGTTTGGCTCTTTCTTTATCTTCTTGAACACCTTTTTGAATATCTCTAAAGTCTGAACTTTCACCAAATATTCCTAAGAATCCAGATTTTTTATTCATTCTTGTGTCTATTTCTTTTGGAGTTAATCCTCTTTTTTCCATGATGTATAATACTGCTGCAGGATCAATATCTCCACAACGAGTTCCCATCATTATTCCTGCAAGTGGTGTAAGACCCATAGATGTATCTACAACTTTACCATCTTTAACCGCAGAAATTGAAGCTCCATTTCCTAAGTGACAAACTATAATCTTAGAATCTTTTTTACCTAACATTTCAGCTGCTACACCTGATACATATTTATGACTTGTACCGTGGAATCCATATTTTCTTACTTTTAATTCTTCATAATCTTCTAATGGTAATGGATAAGTATATACATGTTTTTCCATAGTTTGATGGAAGGCAGTATCAAATACTGTAACATTTGGTTTTCCAGGAAGTAATTCTCTCATTACTTTAATTCCCATAACATTAGCTGGATTATGTAATGGCGCTAAATCAGAAATTTCTTCTAATTTTGCTATTACATCCTCATCAACTAAAACTGAATCATTGAAATATTCTCCACCATGAACTACTCTATGTCCTATAGCGTCAACTTCATCTATAGATTTTAATACACCATTTTCTCCTACTAATTCTCTTAATACTAAATCTATAGCCACTTTATGATTAGGCATTTCTTCTGGTCTTTCTTCAATTTTAACTCCAGTAATTAAATTTTTTAATGTAAATATTGAATTTGATATTCCTATTCTTTCACATATACCTTTAATTAAGCTGTGATTATCTTCTGTATTAATTAATTCAAATTTTAATGATGAACTTCCACTATTTATTACTAATACTTTCATTCTTTATTTTTCCTCCTAAATTATAATGTTAAAATTTCACAAAATACTGCACATTCTGCACAAGTTACAGCAACTACATCAACTATATCTTCTACACTACATCCTCTAGATAAGTCATGTACTGGTCTTGCAAGTCCTTGTATAAATGGTCCTAAAGCTTTAGCTTTTGCAAATCTTTGAACTAATTTATACCCTATATTTCCTGCACATAAATCAGGGAATACTAATATATTAGCTTTACCAGCAACATTAGAATCTTTTGCTTTTTGTTCAGCAACACTAGGAACTATTGCAGCATCTAATTGTAATTCTCCATCAAATTCAAAGTCTACTCCTCTTTCTTCTAAGATTTTGTAAGCTTCTCTCATTTTTGTAATTTGATCCCCTTCTGCAGAACCTTTGGTTGAATAAGCTAAAAGTGCTACTTTTGGATCACTGAATTTAGTTATTAATCTTGATTTTTCAACAGATGATATTGCTATATCTGCTATTTGTTGGGCAGTTGGATTAGGTAATACTGCACAATCTGCAAATATTAATGTTCCATCTACTCCATATTCTTTAGTTTTTGTTTGCATGATAAATGAACTTGAAATTGTTTTTAAACCTGTTTTTGGTCCAATTACTTGTATTGCAGCTCTTAATACATTAGCTGTTGGTGAATTAGAACCAGCAACCATACCATCTGCTACACAGTTTCTAACAAGCATAGCTCCGAAAAATCTTACATCATTTTGTATTATTTCACGCGCTTGTTCTTCTGTCATACCTTTTTTAGCTCTTAAATGAACAAATTGTCTAATAAACTCTGGTGTCTTTTCAAAAGACATAGGATCAATTATTTGTATTCCACTTAAATCTACTCCAATTTTTACAGCATGTTCTCTAATTTGATAATCTTTACCAACTAAAATAATGTTTGCAAATCCTTCTTTAGTAATTTGTTCAGCAGCTCTTAATACTCTTTCATCTTCAGCTTCTGGTAAAACTACTGTTTTTTTGTGTTCTTTTTCTTTTTCTTTAATTTGTTTAATTAAATCTGCCATCTTATTCATCTCCTCATTTTTTAAACAACTTTAATATTATTTTAACATAAAACATTAAAAAATAAAACAAAAACTATTAGTTAAACATTTCATTTATGAATTCTTTAGAATCAAATACTCTTAAATCTTCTACTCCTTCTCCAACTCCAAGGAATTTTACAGGTTTATTTAACTCTGCTACTATAGAAAATATTATACCACCTTTAGCAGTTCCATCAAATTTAGTAAGTATAATACCACTAATATCTGATATACTGTTAAAAATTCTTGCCTGTTCTAAACCATTTTGTCCTGTAGTAGAATCTATAACTATAAGTGATTCATATTCATCAACATTTTGCTTGATAATTTTATCTATTTTTTCTAACTCTTTCATTAAATCTACTTTATTATGTAATCTTCCAGCAGTATCTATAATTGCAACATCAACATTTTTTGATTTTGCAGTATTTAAAGTATCAAATACTACTGCAGCTGGATCACTACCATGTTTTTGTTTTATTACTTCTATACCTGCTCTTTGACCCCACATCTCAACCTGTTCTATAGCTGCTGCCCTAAAAGTATCAGCTGCTCCAATAATTACAGATTTACCTTCTTTTTTTAGCTTCATAGCTATTTTACCTATAGAAGTAGTTTTACCTACTCCATTTACACCTATAACTAAAATAACATTTAATTTACCTTTTTGTATATTTAATGAATTATCCTGAAATACTTCTAACTTTTCAGAAAGTAGTAATTTTAATTCATCATACATCAACTCTTTAGTTTTTATACCCTTACTTCTAACATTTTTTTCTAAGTTAGCAACTATTTCCATAGTCATTTTCATTCCTAAATCAGATTGAATTAAAAGCTCTTCTAACTCTTCATATACATCATCTGTAATAGCTTCTCCAACAAAAAATTCCTTAAGTTTAGTAAAAAATCCTTTTTTAGGTTTTATTAATAAATCAGATATTCCCATTTTTCTCCTTTTCTGCCTGAGATTTTTCTAAATAATCAGGCACTAAATTAAATAAATCTATTTCTCTTAACAATCCTTCTTTATACATAGTATAGAATATGCTTGAATTTATTCTTAAAAACATATCAGAAAGTGAGATATCTATCCCATTTTCTTTAATTTTTTTATCATATGCTAAAACTGCATCTCCTATTAATTTATATCCTTCATTTTTAACTAGATTTATTACATCATCAAGTTTTCCTATTAATAGTTCTCCACATCTTTTGCCATCTTCATATTTTCCATAGTATATCTTTTCTTTATTAGAATCTATCATAGCTATAACCTTATTGTTATATACCATATTTCCTTGATAACCAAGTGCATCTAATTCATTTACTTCAAATACTTTTACATCTCTACCAACAAACATACCTTTTACTACAGATATTGCTATTCTAACTCCAGTAAAAGAACCTGGACCTATTGAAACTATTACCTTTTTAATGTCATCTATTTTTATGTTAGTCCAAGATAAAAGTGATGATATTTGATCAATAATATAGCTTGAATGTGTTTTTTTTACATTAATATTAATGTTACCTAACATCATATCTTTTTCATAAACTGATATAGATGCTAGTTTAGTTGAAGTTGTAATTATTAATGTCGACATAAATTACTTCACCATCCTTTATTTCATATACTGAAACTATTCTTGAAGTTTCATCATTATGTTCTAACGAAATATACAAGGTATTTTCAGGTATAGCTTCAGGAACATTATTTGCCCATTCAATTAGAAATATATTTCCATCTTCTATATAATCTTCATAACCTATTTCATATAGCTCATCTATATTTGAAAGTCTATAAAGATCAAAATGAACTACTTTTCTATCCCCTAAATCATATTCTAATAAGTAAGTAAATGTAGGACTCTTAACATTTCCTTTTACCCCTAAGTTTTTACATATTCTCTTAGATATATATGTTTTACCAACACCTAAATCCCCTATTAGTGCTATAGATTTAAATTTATAATCCTTTAATATTTTTTCACTTAATTCATCAACTAAATTATCTATCTGCTCAAAGTTAAGTATTTTTTTCATAATACCTCCATAATAGTAGTATAACACAAAATTAGATATTAGTATATAAAAAGAGGTGTTGCCACCCCTAAATTAATCTTTAAAAAAATCTTTTATCTTATCAAAGAAAGACGTTGTCTTCTCCTCGTTTTCAACACCTAATGTTTCATAAAATTCTTTTAACTTATCTTTTTGTTTAGAATTTAGATTTTTCGGTACTTCTACATTTATCTCTATAATCTGAGAACCTTTATATACTCCATGTTTTATACCAGCATCTCTAATTCTCATCTTAGTTCCATTTTGTGTGCCTTCTGCAATCTTTATTTTAGTCTTACCTCTTAAAGTAGGAACTTCAAGTTCTCCACCTAAAGTGGCTGTTAAGAAACTAATTGGTACCTTGCAGTAAATATCATATCCATCTCTTTGGAATAGTTCATGTCTTTTTTCTCTAATTTGTATATATAGATCTCCAAAGTCACTACCTGGACCATCATAATTTCCACCATCTCTAACAACTAATCTTTGTCCAGATTCTACTCCTGCAGGAATCTTAATTTTTTTCTTAACCTGTTCTCTCTTACTTCCATCACCATTACATGCATTACATTTATGTTCCGGAATTTCTCCTATACCATGACAATGAGAACATTCTACTCTTACATTACTCATACCTAGTATGGTTCTTTGTGTTTTAGTTACAAAACCTCTTCCGTCACAAGTATTACATTTTTTAGTTTTAGAATCTTTAGCACCAGTTCCACTACAACTAGAACATTTCCCTGTTCTGCTATACTCTATTTCTTTTTCAACTCCGTCTGCTATTTCTTCTAAACTTAAATCCACAGTGTATAATAGATCTTGTCCTTGTTTTCTTCTTTGACTAAATCCACTAGAACCAAATCCTCCAAAGTCAAATCCTCCAGATCCACCAAAGAAACTTGAGAATATATCACTAAAATCAAAGCCTTCAAATCCTTGACCACCAAACCCTCCTGCACCTTGTTCAAATGCAGCATGACCATATTGATCATATAACTGTTTTTTTTCTGGATCTGAAAGTACTTGATAAGCTTCATTTAATTCCTTAAATTTTTCTTCTGCTTCTTTCTTTTCTTTTTCATCAGCTTTGGCCATTCTATCAGGATGATATTTCATCGCAGCCTTTCTAAATGCCTTTTTTATCTCTGCCTCACTTGCACTTTTATCTAGTCCAAGTAATTCATAATAATCTTTTTTCATTAGTTACCTCTCTTAAATTCAAATACTAATTTAGCACTAAATGTTTGTTTAGCTTCTAATTTTTGTATTCCCTCTTTTAATGTCAAGTCTTTACTTGCACCCAATATATCAGTTATACCAAACCATGGTTCAACACAAATAAATGGAGCATCATTTATTTTCCAAAAGGCTATGTATGGGAAGTTTTTGTAAGTTGTTTTAATTTCTCTTTCGCTACTTCTAGATTTAATATATACCACAGAGGAATTAGTGTTTTTTAAAGCTATAGCATCTTCTTTAAAATTTTCCTCTGTTATATTTATTTTTTTATCATCTATTAATTTGAACTTAACTCTATCTTTTTTAAAAAATCCACTTTCATCTAGCTTATACTTTAATCCTTCTTCCTTTTCTTCAAATTCTATATATGCATCTTCTTCATAATTTTCATTAAGAATAAAAGCAGGATGTGCTCCTATAGAAAAATACATATCTTCTTCATTTTTATTTTTCACAACATATTCTAATATAAATCCATTTTCTATTAATCTA is a genomic window of Streptobacillus felis containing:
- the recJ gene encoding single-stranded-DNA-specific exonuclease RecJ — encoded protein: METKWILSEIKSKLTNFDLPIDNNILNILANRGIVDEKDIVSFINPNLENLEDPLRLKDLDLAASYILEAIKQNQNICIYGDYDVDGITSTSLLYLVLKQIGAKNLDYYIPLRNEGYGLNKDAIKEIKDKGTDLIITVDCGISSYYDVEYINELDMKVIVTDHHDLPSDKRLPRSLACINPKRTDNEYSFPNIAGVGVAFLLSYELFRRLDMKDEIYNYLDIATLGTIADIMPIIKENRIIVKYGLEKLRNSKNLGLRTILNKTELTGKELTTGDISFKIAPIFNAAGRLADAKLGVKLLISDNQNEINVLADNLISNNIDRRKIQDEIIDNVLNELKDRDLSDKYILISHSPLYHHGIIGIVASKVLETYYKPCIIMEENPDEGIAVASCRSIEGFNITKALSSVSKLLVKFGGHANAAGFTIKLENLEQFKKEIEKYAKNELENIKLTKNIKIDMKIPAQKVSYEFIQSLNLLKPFGFGNPTPLLLSENCIIHNPKTVGNTEQHLKFDIDQKGFSVKNAIWFNGGSNLKQLKKNNIFYDVVFKLETNEYKDRFYPSILIEDMKESKLKDDRFQYYHSMYNTSFPMKSVFYTTLDLEDIDIEKIYLKRSFNTYTVMSGQRALSKLDTNVSTLLSNLNDFYGFEFEIKMENVEIRENHKIVHILIKRNYEIQNYSNQDKVQFRNIKKQILGEQEYNDVTKEILSKYYKEDESVFISNNNISYYIDEDKIKIKEQFYYPLLLTIGMKYFFDHDKKMVFYTKNKFFVKNNYLRNYFEFKNKVDIKDKIDNAIFDFNSIGMPIFKLKYEKAVFFCDKDYTKTKLYVIKKETYLPPNIFRLNKKILSSIDYDKIFLEYLPIKNKLSLIKEAKIGQVIYTDDSIIEYF
- a CDS encoding flavodoxin codes for the protein MKTGIYFGTTTGTTEDIANRISNHFDDVDVIEVSEGIDTFSDYDLLILGSPTWGLGDLQDDWMACVDEIDDMDLSDKYVALFGTGDQASFADSFIDAIEILYKKAEKANAKIIGFTDTDGYDFTASLAMRNGKFVGLAIDELNQPELSDDRIEDWCNQLKEEFGK
- a CDS encoding acetate/propionate family kinase: MKVLVINSGSSSLKFELINTEDNHSLIKGICERIGISNSIFTLKNLITGVKIEERPEEMPNHKVAIDLVLRELVGENGVLKSIDEVDAIGHRVVHGGEYFNDSVLVDEDVIAKLEEISDLAPLHNPANVMGIKVMRELLPGKPNVTVFDTAFHQTMEKHVYTYPLPLEDYEELKVRKYGFHGTSHKYVSGVAAEMLGKKDSKIIVCHLGNGASISAVKDGKVVDTSMGLTPLAGIMMGTRCGDIDPAAVLYIMEKRGLTPKEIDTRMNKKSGFLGIFGESSDFRDIQKGVQEDKERAKLAYDMFCYRIRSYIGAYAVAMGGVDAIAFTGGIGENAGYAREGICKGLEFLGVELDYEKNMERISGNVDYSLASSKVKVFKIETAEELMIARDTHRLVKK
- the pta gene encoding phosphate acetyltransferase is translated as MADLIKQIKEKEKEHKKTVVLPEAEDERVLRAAEQITKEGFANIILVGKDYQIREHAVKIGVDLSGIQIIDPMSFEKTPEFIRQFVHLRAKKGMTEEQAREIIQNDVRFFGAMLVRNCVADGMVAGSNSPTANVLRAAIQVIGPKTGLKTISSSFIMQTKTKEYGVDGTLIFADCAVLPNPTAQQIADIAISSVEKSRLITKFSDPKVALLAYSTKGSAEGDQITKMREAYKILEERGVDFEFDGELQLDAAIVPSVAEQKAKDSNVAGKANILVFPDLCAGNIGYKLVQRFAKAKALGPFIQGLARPVHDLSRGCSVEDIVDVVAVTCAECAVFCEILTL
- the ftsY gene encoding signal recognition particle-docking protein FtsY translates to MGISDLLIKPKKGFFTKLKEFFVGEAITDDVYEELEELLIQSDLGMKMTMEIVANLEKNVRSKGIKTKELMYDELKLLLSEKLEVFQDNSLNIQKGKLNVILVIGVNGVGKTTSIGKIAMKLKKEGKSVIIGAADTFRAAAIEQVEMWGQRAGIEVIKQKHGSDPAAVVFDTLNTAKSKNVDVAIIDTAGRLHNKVDLMKELEKIDKIIKQNVDEYESLIVIDSTTGQNGLEQARIFNSISDISGIILTKFDGTAKGGIIFSIVAELNKPVKFLGVGEGVEDLRVFDSKEFINEMFN
- the tsaB gene encoding tRNA (adenosine(37)-N6)-threonylcarbamoyltransferase complex dimerization subunit type 1 TsaB; its protein translation is MSTLIITTSTKLASISVYEKDMMLGNININVKKTHSSYIIDQISSLLSWTNIKIDDIKKVIVSIGPGSFTGVRIAISVVKGMFVGRDVKVFEVNELDALGYQGNMVYNNKVIAMIDSNKEKIYYGKYEDGKRCGELLIGKLDDVINLVKNEGYKLIGDAVLAYDKKIKENGIDISLSDMFLRINSSIFYTMYKEGLLREIDLFNLVPDYLEKSQAEKEKNGNI
- the tsaE gene encoding tRNA (adenosine(37)-N6)-threonylcarbamoyltransferase complex ATPase subunit type 1 TsaE; this translates as MKKILNFEQIDNLVDELSEKILKDYKFKSIALIGDLGVGKTYISKRICKNLGVKGNVKSPTFTYLLEYDLGDRKVVHFDLYRLSNIDELYEIGYEDYIEDGNIFLIEWANNVPEAIPENTLYISLEHNDETSRIVSVYEIKDGEVIYVDINNYNFN
- the dnaJ gene encoding molecular chaperone DnaJ, with the protein product MKKDYYELLGLDKSASEAEIKKAFRKAAMKYHPDRMAKADEKEKKEAEEKFKELNEAYQVLSDPEKKQLYDQYGHAAFEQGAGGFGGQGFEGFDFSDIFSSFFGGSGGFDFGGFGSSGFSQRRKQGQDLLYTVDLSLEEIADGVEKEIEYSRTGKCSSCSGTGAKDSKTKKCNTCDGRGFVTKTQRTILGMSNVRVECSHCHGIGEIPEHKCNACNGDGSKREQVKKKIKIPAGVESGQRLVVRDGGNYDGPGSDFGDLYIQIREKRHELFQRDGYDIYCKVPISFLTATLGGELEVPTLRGKTKIKIAEGTQNGTKMRIRDAGIKHGVYKGSQIIEINVEVPKNLNSKQKDKLKEFYETLGVENEEKTTSFFDKIKDFFKD